A window of Synechococcus sp. WH 8109 genomic DNA:
ACAACAGCCCGGATGGCTTCGTCTTCAGTTGGACATGCGTTGAGCCTGCTCTTCCAAACGACGTTCCTTCTTGCGCTTCTCGGCAGCGATGGTCTCTTCCACCAACTCAACGGCCTGATCCATTCGTTCACTGTTGGAGCCAAACAGCGTCAGATCCTTCTCGACGCGATCGGTGGGTAAACCGAGGCCTTCAGCAAGTTCCTTGCTCTGTTTGACAATGGTTTCGGTGTCCGAACCGGTGGCATCCGCTGTAGCCGCCTTGAGCAGGCTCATCAGTCCAACGGCCATCAAACGCGAGTAGTGGCTGCCCTCTTTGAGGCTGTGGGATGACAGCCAGCTTTTGAGGGTCTCGTGATCCTTTCCCTTGGCCTGGTCAACCAGCGAAGCGTTGGTCTTGCGCAGCTTCGCTGCGTCGAAGCCATTGCTGCTGCACAGGGCACTGAACAGTGCGTCGGTCTGCGCTTCTGGCCGATACCCCTTGGTGAAGGTGTCGAACACCGTGCAGAGCCCAACGCTGAACAGTCCGTTGGCTTCAAATCGACTTTGATGGCTCAGCA
This region includes:
- the psb29 gene encoding photosystem II biogenesis protein Psp29 is translated as MAASQTIADSKRAFHQAFPHVIAPLYRRLADELLVELHLLSHQSRFEANGLFSVGLCTVFDTFTKGYRPEAQTDALFSALCSSNGFDAAKLRKTNASLVDQAKGKDHETLKSWLSSHSLKEGSHYSRLMAVGLMSLLKAATADATGSDTETIVKQSKELAEGLGLPTDRVEKDLTLFGSNSERMDQAVELVEETIAAEKRKKERRLEEQAQRMSN